DNA from Hippoglossus hippoglossus isolate fHipHip1 chromosome 13, fHipHip1.pri, whole genome shotgun sequence:
tttttctctccttgtctACATGTGTCAACTAAACTTTAAACCTCAGTGTTAAAGACTCCTGTTCTGTGTGCCACCAGAGAAACTGCCTCTCACAACAAATTCTAACAGCTGGGTGATGCTGCTTCTCACTCACAGTAGCCAGTAATGTGTGTTCCCTATGTAAACTGACAGTGTTTAATTGTTTCCCCCCAGCCTAACTATGACCACCTGGAcaaggaggtggagagaaggaggatgtTTTTATCAGAAGCTAAGCTGAAGGCCAAAGGCCTGAATCCTGATGGAACCCCCGCACTATCCACACTGGGCGGCTTCTCCCCCGCGTCCAAACCCTGCTCTCCAAATGTGGTCAAGGTAGAAGAAAAGTCCCCCAATCCCCAGACTCTCAAACCAGTTAAGAAGGAGCCAGAAAACCGGGCCCAGGCCAACAAGAGTCCGCACAATGGGTAAGCAAATATTGCattgtgaggaaaaaaaaatcaatatcatcTATTATATTTCCATACTTCTCTTCCAGGTTAAGGAAAGAGGTGAAGATCGGGAGGAACAGCAGGAGCGGAAGTCGTTCTCGTTCAAGAACGCGTTCCCGGTCTAGATCCAGATCCCCTCGCAGACAGTAAATTCACTTAAAATATCTAAAGGCAGTTTACTGATCAATGATAGTATGAATCTTTCTCTAATCCCTTATCGTTCTCGTTTCTGTTTCCACAGTTACAACAGCAGACGCAGTCGCTCAGGTACCTACAGTTCTCGCTCACGTTCTCGCTCTCACAGCCGGAGCCCTTCGCCTCGGCGGCACCCGCCCTCGCCCCTTCTCCCCCACCTCAAGACCAAGACCAGTCACCACAGCAATAGTGACTCCAAGCCTAGCGGGCGCCATAGCAACAGTGGTGGATCCGGCCACAAGAGGAAGCGCACGCGCTCTCGGTCAAAGTCCCGCACGCCTCTCAAGGCAGACAGGGAacgggacagagagagggaacgggagagggacagagaccgCAGCACGTTTGACCTCTcttcaaaaaaacacaaacatgagcgAGGAGGTCACAGAGGAGAgcggagggagagggagaggtctCGTTCCTAtgacagggaaagagagagggagcgtaGCCACAAGAGCAAACACCACAGCAGTAGTGGACACTCAGGACATGGTCGTCATCGGCGCtgagacatacacacactcccatCAGACTAGCTCTGGGGCTGATAGTCCctgaagtgttttcagtttcctcAAAACAAAATTAGATCCTGCAAGTTCTCTGAATACTGATGAATCCAGTTAACTGTCGGTTAATAACCAGTGTGACTCTGATCATTTAATGAAGACTAATATGGAAAGTTCTTCAAAAGTTACACTACAGCTAATATGGAAGTCAACCAAAATCATGTCAGGAGGCTCGGTCACTTAGAACCAATCAGAAACAGTCAAAGCCAAACAACGCCAGGtctgatttcattttgtgtataACATCAGCCAAACACCagcactgttgtgtttctgggTTCCTCACATACATCCTGAaacatttaaaccatttaatTTGTAGGGATGTAGTTTTTCTCAAACCTGGACTTCTGTTGGCTTCAGCCAAATAACGCATACACTGAGTCCTACACACAGCTTCTGTATGCACACACGTCTTGGTGATGGAACATTTATCCCTTTGACTCTCGCTGACACAGCAGCCGCCTGTAGCTGATACTTGGCAGAGGTTGTGTTGGTGTAGAGTGAAGTTGTGCATCAGACGAACCTGCTGCTGTAGTAACTACCAGCATGGACTGTTTGTAGGTGTTCCAGTCTAGAGCCTTTTCccgtttttttccccacctGGTTGGTTGTGATTGGTGATCGAGTAGAGGTGTCGACAAAGTGCGACATCAGTTGAGGACCTGTaggttttaattttaattttccCATGATGCcctccacacatacacacctcgAGCATCCCTCTAGCCTACCCATATGTCTTTGGTTTTACATGTAAAGTTACGGACTCTGGGGAGAGGAGACTTATTTACAGTGTAAAGATGGATTGATGATCCGCTGGCAAAATGTGAATGCTTTGATTTATAAAAGCAAAACTTGGCCGTGGAAGGATTGaatgaataatgtaaaatacCAGTGATCATTCAGGAAAGATCATTATGTTTGCACATAAAGGGACTGGCAGGAGAGTTTTAGTTtacttttgctttgttttctttttggacAGGTGCATGTTGCTAAAGCTGTTGTACAGTTTCAGAAAAAGCAAACTGGGTCTAAACTTCaatttaattgtctttttttttcagaaggGGATGCAGACTTGATTTCAAAAAATTTTAGGGTTGTCAATTTGTTACACTGGTTTTTAGTCTGCACGTGTTCATGTCCAatttttattcaataataaATGAGTTATGCCACTGAGCTTTTTCCATCTTTcttattgttaaaatgttacGGTGCAAGTCATACCTGCACAAACACTACCAGATAGTGTAGTGTAGCATCTACCTTTACTGAACAGCTTACATGAATAGATGTGTGTAATGTcctgttttgaaatgtgtttcataCATTCAGGTTTTTTTGAcacttaaccctaaccctgaataTTGCATTGAGATAAAATATACACTCGATATATCTTGTCACAGCTAGATGGCGCTGTTGGTCTTCGTACTAGAAGTGACTGCCTCCAATAGACTTCCCTCACTTTGAGTTATgtcatgtttaaaaagaaaatgggcCTTATTAGTGCACATATAGAATAGAGGGGAATTActataataaagtaaaaataattatttgaatATTCAAAAGGGACCAACTATAGATTCAACTGATCGtaattatatacattttgttaATTGATTATTTACATGTCATCTTTGCCAAAATTAGAGGTAATAAATTAATGACATGAGAATCCTCCGCCTAAGCCCAAGTATTGAGAAGTTAATAAATGCGAAATAGATTAATGATAATCCTCCAGTGTATGATCTCGTGGTGTCCATCAAGCAATGTTGAACTGAATCAAATTAATCAATACTTCTATGAGCTACTGACAAAATTGTACAAAGGCCACTGTTCTTCTTAGCCAAGTTGAAATTATTTACTGAACACATTGTAACAGCTCCAGACCTCCTCATCGGTGTTGTGCTGGTCGCCTCTGACATGTCTCCATGTCACTGCTCGATCTCTCTGCGAATAAGCATCTCGCTCCGTCTCAAGAGTTTCCACAGCCTTTAACTCTTAAACACTTCATGATGTCACTATCAGACAGCAAAGTGATTACAGCTGCCAAAAAGCCCACTGACatgaaacacatgcacactcattACCCCCTGTCAAGGCCACCGGATTCACAAATTGTGCAACAGGAAGGTTAGTGCAGACGCCAAAATATTGTGTAACACACAATCTCCCATGAAGCACATTTCAGCACCTTcgcacacaggtcacacactcCGGTGTATCCACAGTGTGACCCGGCTGTTCTTCTGACAGATCTGCAACTCTCTGGGGTGAAAGGTCAAATTCTCCACTGAGACAAACATACTGAGTGTGAAATCCCACCTGACGAACCCAGTGCGATGACAGTGTGAACGTCAGCCCCCCGTCCCACCTGACAAACAGAGTTTAATGTGGTATACGGCAGATGCGATGGCCTCTTGCCCTTCAGTATCATATCACAGGGAAGTGACTCTCCTTGTAGTAAAGAGTAAAGCTCCAGGAGAAGGACAGATTTAGGATCTGACACTCACCCCTGATCTCACTGTGCGCAGCTGTAACACATTGTATTTAACTAATGTCATATTTTGGCTTTGAGACccaaccctcaaaggataagcgctATAGATCATGGATGGATGGTGTTATTGTATTTAGTAAAGCAGAATTTGCAATTTCTAAATGTTCTCTTTAAGCTTCATCTAATGGCTGGAGGTTTTGTATCTTctgttggtaaaaaaaacacttaagttTTGGACCATAACTGCTTCAAGCAGCACAACCCTGCTCTTTGCCACAGGGTTCTTAATACTTCACACTGAGCCATCATTCCTGAGTGAGGTGTTCGAGCTCCCTGCACCACATGTCTGTTTCTTGACGCTTTAAATGAGAACATCACGGCAGTTTGGGGACATCAGGTAATCAACTTTTCCAGCCTCGGTCCAGCTGAAGTGTGAAGCTGGTTTCTGGATGAGAAACATCTCGACTGAATGACGGCGGTAGGAAGATCCCATCATAAGGTCTGACCGTATGAGACACACGTGGGGCCAGGAATGTTCCGGTGTCCTCAGCGGACATATGGAACATTTTCTTACTTATACCACTGTGTGCGGGTCTGTTTAGTTTTAGC
Protein-coding regions in this window:
- the ccnl1a gene encoding cyclin-L1a isoform X1 produces the protein MAAGPLSVSSNASTNNDGILIGDKVYSEVYLTIDNSLIPEERLSPTPSMLDGLDLNTETDLRILGCELIQSAGILLRLPQVAMATGQVLFHRFFYSKSFVKHSFEIVAMACINLASKIEEAPRRIRDVINVFHHLRQMRSKKTPSSLILDQNYINTKNQVIKGERRILKELGFCVHVKHPHKIIVMYLQVLECEKNQTLVQTAWNYMNDSLRTNVFVRFEAETIACACIFLAARALQIPLPSRPHWYLLFGASEDEIKDICITTLKLYTRKKPNYDHLDKEVERRRMFLSEAKLKAKGLNPDGTPALSTLGGFSPASKPCSPNVVKVEEKSPNPQTLKPVKKEPENRAQANKSPHNGLRKEVKIGRNSRSGSRSRSRTRSRSRSRSPRRHYNSRRSRSGTYSSRSRSRSHSRSPSPRRHPPSPLLPHLKTKTSHHSNSDSKPSGRHSNSGGSGHKRKRTRSRSKSRTPLKADRERDRERERERDRDRSTFDLSSKKHKHERGGHRGERRERERSRSYDRERERERSHKSKHHSSSGHSGHGRHRR